The Bos indicus x Bos taurus breed Angus x Brahman F1 hybrid chromosome 15, Bos_hybrid_MaternalHap_v2.0, whole genome shotgun sequence genome includes a window with the following:
- the LOC113905124 gene encoding olfactory receptor 52M1 translates to MLTFHNVCLAPSSFQLTGIPGLESLHIWLSIPFSSMYLVAVVGNATILAVVRVEHSLHQPMYFFLCMLAIIDLVLSTSTMPKLLGIFWFGAGDIGLDACLAQMFLIHCFATVESGIFLAMAFDRYVAICNPLHHTTVLTHTMVGRLGMAALCRGVLYIGPLPLMIRLRLPLYKTRVISHSYCEHMAVVTLTCGDSRINNIYGLSIGFLVLILDSMAITASYVMIFRTVIGLSTPEARLKTLGTCGSHICAILIFYVPIAVSSLIHQFGHQVPPPIHTLLANFYLLIPPILNPIVYAVRTKQIRERLLQILKTETKIK, encoded by the coding sequence ATGCTCACTTTTCATAATGTCTGCTTAGCACCCAGTTCCTTCCAGCTGACTGGAATTCCAGGACTGGAGTCCCTGCATATCTGGCTCTCCATCCCCTTCAGCTCCATGTACCTGGTAGCTGTGGTGGGGAATGCCACCATTCTGGCTGTGGTAAGGGTGGAGCATAGCCTGCACCAGCCCATGTACTTCTTTCTGTGCATGTTGGCTATCATTGACCTGGTTCTGTCTACTTCCACTATGCCCAAACTGCTGGGGATATTCTGGTTTGGGGCTGGTGATATTGGGTTGGATGCCTGCTTGGCTCAGATGTTCCTCATTCACTGCTTTGCCACAGTGGAGTCAGGCATCTTCCTTGCCATGGCTTTTGACCGCTATGTAGCCatctgcaacccactccatcatACCACAGTGCTCACTCATACCATGGTGGGACGTTTGGGGATGGCTGCCCTCTGCCGGGGTGTCCTCTACATTGGACCCCTGCCTCTGATGATCCGTCTACGGCTGCCTCTTTACAAAACCCGTGTTATCTCCCACTCCTATTGTGAGCACATGGCTGTGGTCACCTTGACATGTGGTGACAGCAGGATCAACAATATCTATGGATTGAGCATTGGCTTTCTGGTCCTGATCCTGGACTCAATGGCCATTACTGCCTCCTATGTGATGATTTTCAGAACCGTGATAGGGCTGTCTACTCCTGAGGCCAGGCTGAAAACCCTGGGGACGTGTGGTTCCCACATCTGTGCTATCCTGATCTTTTATGTTCCCATTGCTGTTTCCTCCCTCATTCACCAATTTGGTCACCAGGTGCCCCCTCCAATCCACACCTTGCTGGCCAACTTCTACCTCCTTATTCCTCCAATCCTCAATCCTATTGTCTATGCAGTCCGCACCAAGCAGATCCGGGAAAGACTTCTCCAAATTCTCAAGACAGAAACTAAGATCAAATGA